One segment of Deinococcus roseus DNA contains the following:
- a CDS encoding ROK family transcriptional regulator, which produces MTVNKGDPRALRTQNRRTILNHLRKLGPTSRAQLVDITGLSSAGITGITAELIQDRLIVERSIGEAGATGGRRPIYLDIDYTAHFAVGIKLREDRMEAVLTDLSTRVLAHRTEELTSQDPDKVALQIKVACKKLYKKARVAPEDVLGIGIGLSGVIDARHGVAINAPLFGWSNVPIAQTVSEHTGLPVWVDNDVNAFAAAERLFGHGKQFDSFLTVAIGRGLGSALVLDGNIYRGRNGGAGEFGHNMVQPGGRTCSCGRKGCLEAYTAEPALLAQFQERHPEHTGITLPNLVQLAQDGHMGAREVLETAGRLLGVHLSYLVNSFNPELIVIGGEGAQLGPFYFTPLKQTLRQQAFDSLAEDLQVVVVPWNKDDFTPWAQGAASLAVHSAFETGEVVKTLQSRPNP; this is translated from the coding sequence ATGACAGTGAACAAAGGCGATCCCAGGGCCCTGCGCACCCAGAACCGGCGCACCATCCTCAACCACCTCCGCAAACTGGGCCCCACCAGCCGGGCACAACTTGTTGACATCACCGGACTGAGCAGTGCGGGCATCACCGGCATCACCGCCGAACTGATCCAGGACCGCCTGATTGTGGAACGCTCCATCGGGGAAGCCGGGGCCACGGGCGGCAGACGACCCATCTACCTGGACATCGACTACACCGCCCATTTCGCAGTGGGCATCAAACTCCGCGAAGACCGCATGGAGGCCGTCCTCACCGACCTTTCCACCCGGGTGCTGGCCCACCGTACCGAAGAACTCACCAGCCAGGACCCGGACAAAGTGGCCTTGCAGATCAAAGTGGCCTGCAAGAAACTCTACAAAAAAGCCAGGGTGGCCCCTGAGGATGTGCTGGGGATTGGCATTGGCCTCAGTGGGGTGATTGACGCCCGCCATGGGGTGGCCATCAACGCCCCCCTGTTCGGCTGGAGCAACGTCCCGATCGCACAGACCGTCAGCGAGCACACCGGCCTTCCCGTGTGGGTGGACAACGACGTGAACGCCTTTGCAGCCGCTGAACGGCTGTTCGGCCATGGCAAGCAATTTGACAGCTTCCTCACCGTGGCCATTGGCCGGGGACTCGGCTCCGCTCTGGTGCTGGACGGGAACATCTACCGGGGCAGAAATGGCGGAGCCGGAGAATTCGGCCACAACATGGTGCAGCCCGGCGGCCGGACCTGCAGTTGCGGACGGAAAGGCTGCCTGGAAGCCTACACCGCTGAACCCGCCTTGCTGGCCCAGTTCCAAGAACGCCACCCGGAGCACACCGGCATCACCTTGCCGAACCTGGTGCAACTCGCCCAGGACGGCCACATGGGGGCGCGTGAAGTGCTGGAAACCGCAGGTCGCCTGCTGGGCGTTCACCTCTCTTACCTGGTGAACAGCTTCAACCCTGAGCTCATCGTCATCGGTGGGGAAGGGGCACAACTCGGTCCGTTTTACTTCACCCCCCTCAAACAGACCCTCAGACAGCAGGCGTTTGACTCCCTCGCCGAGGACCTGCAGGTGGTGGTGGTGCCCTGGAACAAGGACGACTTCACCCCCTGGGCGCAGGGAGCGGCCAGCCTCGCGGTGCACAGTGCCTTTGAGACCGGAGAAGTCGTCAAGACCTTGCAGTCCAGACCCAACCCCTGA
- a CDS encoding ABC transporter substrate-binding protein encodes MKKATLTALSALLLIGMTSTASAQKKTVTFLSGQNEDVGYTRIISDLAKEYQQKTPSVVYEYQNNTTNGTQKLQLLANSGNLPTLYSISEPTLLVQLYNKGEVADLEATFKKLGIYNKLNPVAVNINKKLTDGKLLGLPLELNIEGIWYNKKLFKESGIKEPKTWDEMMSAAEKFKAKGIQPFSASGDQKWPLTRLIGGYAARKYGADVMDRVKAGTLKLTDPGFIEAARVVQDMGKKGYFGQGVNTIDYDTAVDTFLQGKAAMFYMGSWVLRDLNDEKRNKIGAANVGFFNLPNVTGGKGSTSDWSINTGLTVAVNQKQNDAQLGNWLKYVFNSYANKSMADLGMLTGFKVSKMPKNVPTLTSMTQKKLNAAKNGYLWWEGLFSAKATAVSWDNVQPLVTGDLSPEEYMQQLQNALK; translated from the coding sequence ATGAAAAAAGCAACCCTCACCGCCCTTTCCGCCCTGCTGCTCATCGGCATGACCAGCACCGCCAGCGCCCAGAAGAAAACCGTCACCTTCCTGTCCGGACAAAACGAAGACGTCGGCTACACCCGCATCATCAGCGACCTCGCCAAAGAATACCAGCAGAAAACCCCCAGCGTGGTCTACGAGTACCAGAACAACACCACCAACGGCACCCAGAAACTGCAACTGCTCGCCAACTCGGGCAACCTCCCCACCCTCTACTCCATCAGCGAACCCACCCTGCTGGTGCAGCTCTACAACAAAGGCGAAGTGGCCGACCTCGAAGCCACCTTCAAGAAACTCGGCATCTACAACAAACTCAACCCCGTGGCCGTCAACATCAACAAAAAGCTCACCGATGGCAAACTCCTCGGCCTGCCCCTGGAACTCAACATCGAAGGCATCTGGTACAACAAAAAACTCTTCAAAGAGAGTGGCATCAAAGAACCCAAAACCTGGGATGAAATGATGTCGGCCGCCGAAAAATTCAAAGCCAAAGGCATCCAACCTTTCTCCGCCTCCGGCGACCAGAAATGGCCGCTGACCCGCCTGATCGGTGGATACGCGGCCCGCAAGTACGGCGCAGACGTGATGGACCGCGTCAAAGCCGGCACCCTCAAACTCACCGACCCCGGCTTCATCGAAGCCGCCCGGGTGGTGCAAGACATGGGCAAAAAAGGCTACTTCGGACAGGGCGTCAACACCATTGACTACGACACCGCCGTCGACACCTTCTTGCAAGGCAAAGCCGCCATGTTCTACATGGGCAGCTGGGTGTTGCGTGACCTCAACGACGAAAAACGCAACAAAATCGGCGCCGCCAACGTGGGCTTCTTCAACCTCCCCAATGTCACCGGCGGCAAAGGCAGCACCAGCGACTGGTCCATCAACACTGGCCTCACCGTCGCCGTCAACCAGAAACAGAACGACGCCCAGCTCGGCAACTGGCTGAAATACGTCTTCAACAGCTACGCCAACAAATCCATGGCGGACCTTGGCATGCTCACCGGCTTCAAAGTCAGCAAAATGCCCAAAAACGTCCCCACACTCACCAGCATGACCCAGAAGAAACTCAACGCCGCCAAAAACGGCTACCTGTGGTGGGAAGGCCTGTTCAGCGCCAAAGCCACCGCCGTCTCCTGGGACAACGTGCAACCCCTGGTCACCGGCGACCTGAGCCCCGAAGAATACATGCAGCAACTGCAAAACGCACTCAAGTAA
- a CDS encoding carbohydrate ABC transporter permease: MNKTLSDWKAILIFVGPALLLYTLVLLVPIVWSLGYTLYEGSPITGFEFVGIQNYLRILQDPTFLKALWFGTKFALVVSTGQVILGLLLALLYHFYLKNSSALVRTLIFLPVVLPTVAVAQMFSKMFAIAPQYGLVNSLLHNMGLDGYIQPWLGQADTAFWIIALMEIWKAMGFYAILLYTGLVAIPDETLEAARLDGAKGWTLTRFIVLPLLAPITISSLIFSLNGTLKVFDTIVALTNGGPGTTTTPLTLLMFKTAFTYSEYGYGSTIALGLALQCLVVTLLIVWRNRNGGQ, translated from the coding sequence ATGAACAAAACCCTCAGCGACTGGAAAGCCATCCTCATCTTCGTTGGCCCCGCCCTCCTCCTCTACACCCTCGTGCTGCTGGTCCCCATCGTGTGGTCCCTGGGCTACACCCTGTATGAAGGCAGCCCCATCACCGGCTTTGAATTCGTCGGCATCCAGAACTACCTGCGCATCCTCCAGGACCCCACCTTCCTCAAAGCCCTGTGGTTCGGCACCAAATTCGCCCTCGTCGTCTCCACCGGCCAGGTGATCCTCGGGCTCCTGCTGGCATTGCTTTACCACTTCTACCTGAAAAACTCCAGCGCCCTGGTGCGCACCCTGATCTTCCTGCCGGTGGTCCTGCCCACCGTGGCCGTCGCGCAAATGTTCTCCAAGATGTTCGCCATCGCCCCCCAGTACGGCCTGGTCAACAGCCTGCTGCACAACATGGGCCTGGATGGGTACATCCAGCCCTGGCTGGGACAGGCCGACACCGCCTTCTGGATCATCGCACTGATGGAAATCTGGAAGGCCATGGGCTTCTACGCGATCCTGCTGTACACCGGACTGGTTGCCATTCCCGATGAAACCCTCGAAGCCGCACGCCTCGACGGGGCCAAAGGCTGGACCCTCACCCGCTTCATCGTGCTGCCCCTGCTTGCACCCATCACCATCTCCTCGCTGATCTTCAGCCTCAACGGCACACTTAAAGTCTTTGACACCATCGTCGCCCTCACCAACGGCGGACCCGGCACCACCACCACCCCCCTCACCTTGCTGATGTTCAAAACCGCCTTCACCTACAGCGAGTACGGTTACGGCAGCACCATCGCCCTGGGCCTCGCCCTGCAATGCCTGGTGGTGACGCTGCTGATCGTGTGGCGCAACCGCAACGGAGGACAGTGA
- a CDS encoding carbohydrate ABC transporter permease → MIGQDPMKTGVQNKAAYNPTQARIQKTLFGLPITLLILILVLLAIYPVFWIFMSSLKGSEEFSLKPMWALPETLHWENYARAWTEGNMGKYFVNSVLVVFPSLFLLVILGTAAAFGIEIMRWKMAKGVNLMFLVGIMVPIQIVILPLFTMYYQANLLDTRLALIMTYVAFGLPLVVFFLAGFFQSFPREIIEAAIVDGATIYQVFYKIALPMVQNAIVTVALVQFFFLWNDLLVSLTFTSNPDMRTVQSGLLAFTGQYGQREWGPTFASIGLAVAPTVIIYLFLNRMVMKGMAAGAVKG, encoded by the coding sequence ATGATTGGACAGGACCCCATGAAAACCGGCGTGCAAAACAAAGCCGCCTACAACCCCACCCAGGCCAGAATTCAAAAAACCCTCTTCGGTCTGCCCATCACCCTGCTCATCCTGATCCTGGTGCTGCTCGCCATCTACCCGGTGTTCTGGATTTTCATGTCCTCCCTCAAAGGCAGCGAAGAATTCAGCCTCAAACCCATGTGGGCCCTCCCCGAAACCCTGCACTGGGAGAACTACGCCCGGGCCTGGACCGAAGGCAACATGGGCAAATACTTCGTCAACTCCGTGCTGGTGGTCTTCCCCTCCCTGTTCCTGCTGGTGATCCTCGGCACCGCCGCTGCGTTCGGCATTGAAATCATGCGCTGGAAGATGGCCAAAGGGGTCAACCTGATGTTCCTGGTCGGCATCATGGTGCCCATCCAGATCGTGATTTTGCCCCTCTTCACCATGTACTACCAGGCCAACCTGCTGGACACCCGCCTGGCCCTGATCATGACTTACGTGGCCTTCGGACTCCCCCTGGTGGTGTTCTTCCTCGCCGGATTCTTCCAGAGCTTCCCCAGGGAAATCATCGAAGCGGCCATCGTTGACGGGGCCACCATCTACCAGGTGTTCTACAAAATCGCCCTGCCGATGGTGCAAAACGCCATCGTCACCGTGGCCCTGGTGCAATTCTTCTTCCTGTGGAACGACCTGTTGGTCTCCCTGACCTTCACCAGCAACCCCGACATGCGCACCGTGCAATCCGGCCTGCTGGCCTTCACCGGACAGTACGGCCAGCGGGAATGGGGACCCACCTTTGCCTCCATCGGCCTGGCTGTCGCCCCCACCGTGATCATCTACCTGTTCCTGAACCGCATGGTCATGAAAGGCATGGCGGCCGGCGCCGTCAAAGGATAA
- a CDS encoding glycoside hydrolase family 78 protein, with protein sequence MTLLNDTTLTVTHLHAEHHNRLGLGVHTPRLSWQTETPTPNWQQDAYQIEVVFAEGERHTTDKIPSGESVLINWPFRPLKSREQAQVRVQVWGNDHSTAWSEVLTLEAGLLETEDWTAQMVGPLREEDPQVPGPSPLLRKSFQVKASVKHARLYVTSLGLHDTRINGQRISDQLFSPGWTSYTTRLRYHSFDVTPLLKEGENAIGTMLGNGWYRGRLGFGGGRRNLYGNTLGLLAQLEVTYQDGTVQTVHTDDSWTWSEGPILFDDIYDGERYDARKEQPGWDTPGFNDLDWKTVQAVPFDFTTLVAPEGPPVRRIETLPVRDVLTTPSGKTVLDFGQNLVGWLHIKVRGERGHTVTFRHAEVLENGELGIRPLRYAANTDTYTLRGEGIEVFEPHFTFHGFRYAEVENWPAPLDPSDIEAVVVHSDLQRTGWFECSDELINQFHQNVVWGMRGNFLDVPTDCPQRDERLGWTGDIQAFAPTAAFLYDVSGFLKSWLRDLAADQLPDGAVPAVIPQVLAATLPAAAWGDASTIVPWTLYQRFGDSGILKQQFESMKRWVEYQHSRTGERLVWDMDMQFGDWLDPDAPPTSPGKAKTLPGVVATAYFARSADIVAQAARVLGFVEEADHYGELASRVRRAFQREYVTGSGRVLSDSVTAYSLALQFALLPGEEQRHTAAKRLRELVRENGYLISTGFVGTPLVCDALSSVGEVEAAYLLLTQTECPSWLYPVTMGATTVWERWDSMLPDGTINPGEMTSFNHYALGAVADFLHRCVAGLAPAAPGYRQILVKPQVGGPLTFARAVHLTPYGRAEVAWFREGNQLRLEVTVPANTRARVELPDGQGFEVGSGDHRFSCILPAGAVKPLSMDSTFDDLVQQPEAYRAILKLVGEHSVDHVDVFKGMLRSNQRGMCLRNAVWGVPHREALLEKLQAFVGSR encoded by the coding sequence ATGACCCTCCTGAACGACACCACCCTCACGGTCACCCACCTCCACGCCGAACACCACAACCGCCTCGGGCTGGGCGTCCACACCCCCCGCCTCTCCTGGCAGACCGAGACACCCACCCCCAACTGGCAACAAGACGCTTACCAGATCGAAGTGGTCTTCGCAGAAGGGGAACGCCACACCACCGACAAAATCCCCTCCGGGGAATCGGTGCTCATCAACTGGCCGTTTCGGCCCCTGAAGTCCCGCGAACAGGCCCAGGTGCGGGTGCAGGTGTGGGGCAACGACCACAGCACGGCCTGGAGTGAGGTGCTCACCCTGGAAGCCGGACTGCTCGAAACGGAAGACTGGACCGCCCAGATGGTCGGACCCCTTCGCGAAGAAGACCCACAGGTGCCCGGACCCTCTCCCCTGCTCAGGAAAAGCTTCCAGGTGAAAGCCAGTGTGAAACACGCCCGACTGTACGTCACCAGCCTGGGGTTGCACGACACCCGCATCAACGGACAGAGGATCAGCGATCAACTGTTCTCGCCGGGCTGGACCAGCTACACCACCCGCCTGAGGTACCACTCCTTCGACGTCACCCCTCTCCTGAAAGAAGGTGAAAATGCCATTGGAACGATGCTCGGAAACGGCTGGTACCGGGGCAGGCTTGGCTTCGGAGGCGGAAGACGCAACCTTTATGGCAACACCCTGGGCCTGCTCGCGCAACTTGAAGTCACCTACCAGGATGGCACGGTCCAGACGGTCCACACCGATGACAGCTGGACGTGGAGTGAAGGGCCCATCCTGTTCGACGACATTTACGACGGGGAACGCTACGACGCCCGCAAAGAACAACCGGGGTGGGACACCCCGGGTTTCAATGACCTGGACTGGAAGACGGTGCAGGCCGTGCCGTTTGACTTCACCACCCTGGTTGCCCCCGAAGGCCCACCCGTGCGCAGGATCGAGACCCTGCCTGTGAGAGACGTCCTCACCACCCCTTCAGGCAAAACGGTGCTGGACTTCGGACAGAACCTGGTCGGCTGGCTGCACATCAAAGTGCGAGGCGAGAGGGGCCACACCGTCACCTTCAGGCACGCCGAGGTGCTCGAGAACGGCGAACTGGGCATTCGCCCCCTGCGCTATGCTGCGAACACCGACACCTACACCCTGCGTGGCGAAGGCATCGAGGTTTTCGAACCCCATTTCACCTTTCATGGGTTCCGGTACGCCGAAGTCGAGAACTGGCCCGCCCCTCTGGACCCCTCGGACATCGAGGCGGTGGTGGTGCACAGTGACTTGCAGCGCACAGGGTGGTTTGAGTGCAGTGATGAACTCATCAACCAGTTTCACCAAAACGTGGTGTGGGGGATGCGGGGGAACTTTCTGGATGTGCCCACCGACTGTCCGCAGCGGGATGAGCGTCTGGGGTGGACGGGGGACATTCAGGCGTTTGCTCCAACCGCTGCTTTCCTTTACGACGTTTCAGGTTTCCTCAAGTCCTGGTTGAGGGACCTGGCAGCGGACCAGTTGCCGGATGGGGCGGTGCCGGCGGTCATTCCGCAGGTGCTGGCTGCGACCCTGCCTGCTGCGGCTTGGGGGGATGCGAGCACCATTGTGCCGTGGACCCTGTACCAGCGGTTCGGGGACTCTGGCATCCTCAAACAGCAGTTTGAGAGCATGAAACGCTGGGTGGAGTACCAGCATTCCCGCACCGGGGAGCGTCTGGTGTGGGACATGGACATGCAGTTCGGGGACTGGCTGGATCCGGATGCCCCGCCGACCAGTCCGGGGAAAGCCAAGACCCTGCCGGGGGTGGTGGCCACCGCTTATTTTGCCCGCTCGGCCGACATTGTGGCCCAGGCGGCCAGGGTGCTGGGTTTCGTGGAGGAGGCCGACCATTATGGGGAATTGGCCTCCCGGGTGCGGAGGGCCTTCCAGCGGGAGTACGTGACCGGTTCCGGCCGGGTGTTGAGTGACAGCGTCACCGCTTACAGCCTGGCGTTGCAGTTTGCCCTGTTGCCCGGGGAGGAGCAGCGTCACACGGCAGCAAAACGCCTGCGCGAACTGGTGCGGGAGAATGGTTATTTGATTTCGACGGGTTTTGTGGGCACCCCCCTGGTGTGTGATGCCCTGTCCTCCGTCGGAGAGGTGGAGGCCGCATACCTGCTGTTGACGCAGACGGAGTGCCCTTCGTGGCTGTACCCGGTCACCATGGGGGCCACCACGGTGTGGGAGCGCTGGGACAGCATGCTGCCGGACGGAACCATCAACCCTGGTGAGATGACCAGCTTCAACCATTACGCCCTGGGTGCGGTGGCGGATTTCTTGCACCGCTGTGTGGCAGGGTTGGCCCCTGCGGCGCCTGGTTACCGTCAGATCCTGGTGAAACCCCAGGTGGGTGGGCCTTTGACGTTCGCCCGTGCGGTGCACCTGACCCCGTATGGACGGGCGGAGGTGGCGTGGTTCAGGGAGGGGAATCAGTTGCGTCTGGAGGTGACGGTTCCTGCCAACACCCGGGCCCGGGTGGAGTTGCCGGATGGCCAGGGGTTTGAGGTGGGTTCCGGAGACCACCGGTTCAGCTGCATTTTGCCTGCCGGGGCTGTGAAGCCCCTATCCATGGATTCCACGTTTGATGACCTGGTCCAGCAACCTGAGGCGTACCGTGCCATTTTGAAACTGGTGGGGGAACACTCGGTGGACCATGTGGATGTTTTCAAGGGCATGTTGCGCAGCAACCAGCGGGGCATGTGCCTCAGGAACGCCGTGTGGGGGGTGCCCCACCGGGAGGCTTTGCTGGAGAAACTCCAGGCTTTTGTGGGTTCCCGGTGA
- a CDS encoding alpha/beta hydrolase translates to MTVHRPDQPGGLGVLVCPGGGFQALHLEHEGHRVAEVLRRLGVTVWVLKHRLVPSVACAAQGLSPGVFQSHLSVVHLDLMTAWQRIQEHPLGRGLDRLGLLGFGSGSRVVLEQVFRPPGNARKVDFVGVFSPEVEGVGTSSGALPPLFVGVEDGLRSVAGLRLEFLWGRVGQQVTWHQCPSSSPGVEHRGWLEFRDWLGVL, encoded by the coding sequence TTGACCGTTCACCGGCCGGATCAACCCGGTGGGTTGGGGGTGCTGGTCTGTCCGGGGGGTGGGTTTCAGGCCCTGCACCTGGAGCATGAGGGGCACCGGGTGGCGGAGGTGTTGCGGAGGCTGGGGGTGACGGTGTGGGTGTTGAAACACCGCCTGGTGCCGTCCGTGGCCTGTGCTGCACAGGGCCTTTCCCCGGGGGTGTTTCAATCCCATTTGTCGGTGGTGCACCTGGACCTGATGACCGCCTGGCAGCGGATTCAGGAGCATCCCCTGGGTAGGGGCCTGGATCGCCTGGGCCTCCTGGGCTTTGGCAGTGGTTCGCGGGTGGTGCTGGAGCAGGTGTTCCGGCCCCCTGGCAACGCGAGGAAGGTGGATTTTGTGGGGGTGTTCTCCCCTGAAGTGGAGGGTGTGGGAACCTCATCTGGTGCCCTGCCGCCCCTTTTTGTGGGCGTGGAAGATGGGCTGCGGTCGGTGGCCGGTTTGCGCCTGGAGTTCCTGTGGGGGAGGGTCGGGCAGCAGGTCACGTGGCACCAATGTCCGTCTTCCTCGCCTGGGGTTGAGCACAGGGGGTGGTTGGAATTCCGGGACTGGCTGGGGGTGCTTTGA